In Penaeus monodon isolate SGIC_2016 chromosome 7, NSTDA_Pmon_1, whole genome shotgun sequence, the genomic stretch GCAGCACTCAAATGGAAAATAATGGAGATGAAATAcagtatatagttatgtatgtatacataatcatatatgcatacacacaaacacacacacacacacacgcatatatatatatatatatatatatatatatatatatatatatatatatatatatatatatatatatatatatatttgtcaatgATAATAGTGTAGAATCGTCCAATAGTGAATAGGACTATGACAAACAAAAGCTAACGACTAagtgacagatagaaagaaataggcacgtcatgatgattatgaatgaGCATGATGCGGTAATGGCCGCATGATTGCCCACATTCATAAGGATATAATGGGTGTTTTCATTTTCAACGCATGACATTTTGCTGACATTTCGACATGAACTCCACATGAAGAAGAGGAGCTCGTGGGGGATGCCTGCGTTGGAGCGCATGCGGATAGCATCAGTggatcctcccttttttctctcctgtttctcttctttcttctaatttcattttctgatcgccatatctttatttttctttactgtttttttgtcaGTTTATGGCACGAAAggtatcttttttaaaaagtctatAGATGGCAAGACATTAAGTGTTTTCTGACTGATATGTCCCCGATCTAACTTCAAACTGCAACGAAACTagtgcgcacgcgcacgcactacTCCCTACATAACAGGCATTCACGGCAACTCTGACGCAGAATCCTTCAGCGTCTCTCATATTTGGTCCACGAAATATACAACAGTAACAACCCAATCATCGCAGTAACAGCTTGAAAATTCAGCATCATAAAATCATCTTGAAAAGATGGTGATATTCAGAATACTAGTCTGTGGTTTCTTTATATTAATGGCAGCTGGTTTGAGGCGAATCGCTGAGGAGAAGCCAACTTCAGGACGTTTGATAGCTGAGATGGTCATGCAAATGGGCCACGAGATGCTGCGTGAATGTCATAATTTGCTCGTTACAGCTGGAAAACCGACGGTTTTCTTGGATGATTTGCTTAGGTGAATGGCATGCACGTAACGTAGGATTAACCCATAGCATATTCTAATAAAAATGTCAAACTTCAGTTTGTCTCAGTTGgacagtgagaaaaaaagaatctttGATCCACGAATTTTTTCTTAGATttcatctttaaaatatattttgaatgaaCTAATTACTCTCGGCGAATATCCTAAAATTAGAGTATATGCTTGCCAACATACtatcaaaaatatcattatttcagcTTAGTGTATCACAAGGGGATGGCCATAACGATGATAAACGTAGATGCAGTGCCAGGACATCAGCAACCGCCAGGACACGACGGGGAACGTCAACAAGACGAGAAAAATCGGGTTAATCTCCTGATGGGTCTCTGGGGCGATCCCAGATTCACCTGTCGAGCCGTTGTGCTTGATCTCACTCAGGGGAAGGTGAATACGGTACTCAGGTGAATACTCAGAGTCGTCTAAAGTGCATTTCATTTCGCGATTAAGTTGACATTCTAATTGTTACCCATACTTTCCATGTCTGTCAGATtggctgtctgtgtgtctgtctgtttatgtgtccctctctttctttattatatgtctctatctctgtttccctccctttctccatctcctttcttctttccatttctcttccccgAAGAAAAACAATCGCCGAATGAACTTTGTAATCCGGCTTTCCTCCCCCAAGGTTCCTGGAGGAGTCCGCCCTCCGCGAGCGACCGCACACCCGCGTCATCCTCCTTGGCCCCAAAGCACTGACGAAAGGCGTCCTCTTCCACCCAAGCCTCGAGAACACCATTCACTCTCTCTACTTCGCTCTCAACAACATCACTCTTCAGCGCCTTCGTCAGCGGACCTCCGTCAGCGGGATGGAGGGAGATGGGTCCGTTAACAGTAAGCCTTTTATAGTTGCGGTAATGATTACTGTTAAGAGATCGATGTTTTGTGTTAATCATGCCAGTTTTTCACAGaggatatttataattttaaggaATAAAAGCGTTGTGACTGAAATAAATATACGAGTGATGAGCGCAATGGCACATTGCTACTGACATAGATATTGAAGCTGCCAGTAATACCCAGTAATATATTTGGCGAGATAAAAAgccgtccaaaaaaaaaaaaaaaaaaaaaaaaaaaatcattatgattttaacaGCGATAACTGCATTAATCTGAAACAAAATCATGATTTTAACAAAgcgatattttgtttttatcaggtAGAGTTCGAGACAACCTTGTGGAAATGTTTTCGAAGTGCCTGTACTGCATGGACGGCGATTCCGGAATCTACTTTCTCGGCAGCCGGGACCTCAGTCAGGATAGTGAGCATGAGGAGAACATTACAGGTGAGTACTTTTGAAAATAATGTGAATACTAATGTAAAATGCTGATTAGGTCTTCTAGGTTaaatatggaaaagaaaacaaatattgcTAAAATAAGGAGTGAAGTTTGTAACTCtacttgtatgtatacatgcggaAGGTGTGTCATTACATTTTCATGTGTCTGTGATCTAAAtaccccttcatcctcctccttcccttctactgctcctactcttccttcttcttctcatcctcctcctcctcctcctccttctcctcctccttctcctcccctctcccaacgTAGTCCTCGATGATGGGATGCAGTTCAAGGGTCATCAGTTCAACATCGTGGCTATGAACTATTTCCCGTACATCGATTACTCCCGCGACGAAGACTTCCTGGGCACCACCGTAACTCTGACTGACTCGCTCGACACCCGCATGCTGTACGCAGTCTCAAGTGCCCTCAATTTCacgtaagtgttttttttatgatgtaagtAAGCGTTGGTGACTGTCAgatgcagtgtttttttttgtatagcgaAGACAGGGTATACTATGCAGTTGAAATCGGTATCTGGTTTTGAAAAGtttattgaaagaaagaaagaaagaaagaacgaaagaatatatatatatatatatatatatatatatatatatatatatatatatacatttatgaatggACACTTCAATAAACTTtcacagcattatatatatatatatatatatatatatatatatatatatatatatatatatatatatatatatatatatatataatatatatataatataatatatatatatatatatatatatatatatatatatatatataaaatttttcagtttttattcctGGATGTTGCTATTTCCACACTAGTAATAACACTATATCCTCCTTTATTTGTGTTTCGCATCGTCGTTTTACTTGCATCGGTCCGAGGATTCAACTCATTCCCCACCAGGTACGTTGTGCGAGAGCCCTGGGACCGACAGTGGGGCGTATTCGCTGAGGAAACCGGGAACTGGACCGGCATCGTGGGAACCCTCCAGTACGAGAAGGCGGATCTTTCCCTGGGCGTTGGACCCACGTCAGATAGGCTCCAGGTCATGGAGCACTCGAGAGTTTATTCTCCAGAGCCTTTTGTTATAGTGTCCTTAAAGCCCCAGCCTCTGCCTCAATATCTGGCTCTGATCAGGCCTTATGAAGGTATGATTGTTAATTAAATGTCTTTAGTATGGTATTCTATCGAAGAACAATACGAAATTCCTTTTGTAATATATCTGTTTGAGGGTATTCATTACAGATATATAATGGTTATACTAAATTATCAGGCATCAAAATCTTCCTCTGTTCACATTAGTAATGCGTTCAACACCGACAAAGACCAAATCTTGAAAATATATCTTAGATGAGGTATGGTTGCTGGTGGTCTTGCTGATTCCCACGGCTGGAGTGGTGTTGTGGCTGCTGCAGAAGACATGGTCGATCATATCAGAGGAGCGTGAGATGAAGTTTTCCTCTGCCTTCTTCTGCAGCCTCAGTATCCTTCTGGGAGATCAGTCTCCGCCCGGTCCTTCACACGTCACGGCTCGAGTGAGTCTTCATTCCAGACGATTCGCACTATGAAAATCCGTGGGGGTATTCAAACTGTACTGTTTGgcattctcattttttcatcttttcatcttttcatctttttcattcatcTGCAGGTTTCCTTTATAATGCATGCCTTTATTGATCGTCTAAATGTAAACTCTGTTCGTTTATACGCCCGTTTTTACATAGTAACTTATCCTTCTTTCTATTCTTACTATCAGTGAATATTTATCTGataaatatatctgcatataacTCCTATAAAAAGCCAACCTGTATTAAGATAAGCTATAGCAGATTATACTTACAAATTTATCTGTAACTTGAAATACGATGTCGATACAATTTTCTTGTAAAAATCCGTCTTCATCTGTACGCTCCACCCCTCCTCCAGGTCCTTCTAGGGAGCTGGATGTTGAACTGCATGATCATAACGGCGGCCTATCGGTCCTCTCTCATCGCCCACTTGACCGTCCAGAAGAAGTTCCCTCCTATAAACACCTTCGAGGACCTCTTAGAGCGAAAGGGCTGGCGGTGGGGGAGAATGCCGTCTTCGGGGACCAGCTTCACCTTCTTCAATAAGAGTTCCGATCCCGTTGTGAACGGCGTATTCATGAACATTGAGGTGAAGATCGTGGGATgggaaacgaagaaggaaaaaagaaaactttttttttgagatataaATACAGTGGTGATATATGAAGAATATACGGATGATGAATCTGCTTTAGAAGGGCTAGTTAGGTGTTTGATAGAATTTCGAAGGAACGTACGATTCATAGAAATATCTGTATTTACAATTTCAGTATCATGATCTCGACGAAAATATGAAACAGGTATTGAAAGGCGGATATTCCTTCCTAACCAACAAATACTACGTGAGCGCCATCATCAACACCTACTACACCAACAGTCTCGGCTACACACCCATTCACTTGAGCACTAAAGACTACCCGATCTACTCCGGTTTCAGTTGGGGCTTTAGGTATACCCCTTCGAAAGGTCAAAGTTCATTTTAACTTAGTTCTTGATTATTAGCCGGCCTCTAGACGCAATACTTCTTCAGTATTTCTGTCATAAATACTTCATGCAATCCTTAGATATATGAAACTTTTTATACATGAGTGTGCATAACAGATTACATTTCAAAGAGATCGGTTCAGAAAGTTCGGACTGTTCGGGAGGTGgcattttattatagtataagtaattaaaaagaaaaagaaaagaaacacacccacacccacatatatgtgtgtatatatatgtgtatatatatatgtttacatatatgtatatatatacacatatatatatatatacatatatacatatatacatatatatatatatatatatatatatatatatatatatatatatatacacacatatatatatatatatatatatatatatatatatatatatatatatatatatatatatatatatatatgtatgtatatacacacacacacacacacacacacacacacacacacacacacacacacacacacatatatatatatatatatatatatatatatatatatatatatatgtgtgtgtgtgtgtgtgtgtgtgtgtgtgtgtgtgtgtgtgtgtgtgtgtgtgtgtgtgtgtgtgtgtcgcgagCCCATGTTTCTTTTTAGTAAGTGGGAGAAAAACAGGTTGTAACCCCGGCCATTCAACCCTTGGGTTTCCAGGAAGGGCGCTCCGTTCCGCCGAGCAGTGAGTATGCTTCAGCAGCGAATCATCGAGGCAGGACTCATCTCGCACTGGGTCGATGACGTCGTCAAGTCACGAGCCAAGAGGGTCAGGATGGAGAGGAAGCTGGCGGGCAAAGGAACGGGAGACCAGGCTGATAAACTCTTAGAGGAAGGAGTGGCTGATACTCAGGTTTTCCTTAGGATGGTTTTAGTTGTAGTTGTATGGCTAGGTAGGTCTAGTATTTTTTAATCTACGTAATTAATTCTAGGATTTTGGTATGGGtcgaaagaagagaatgagatttGATATACGATCTAATACATTAAAGCTAAAAATCACTAATCCTTCTTAGGGACAGACTGCAGTGGACTAAacgtttcttatattcttttacaGAGGGACAGGAACGTGGTTCTTGGGCTACAACATCTTCAGGGAGGTTTCTTACTCATGTTCCTCGGTTATGCTGCTGCCTTACTCTGTCTGTTCCTGGAGGTCGTCACTCACTTCCTCAGCAGATTAGGATTTATGAAACGAGCGGCAAAGCTGAAGGATCACGGGAGTAAATCCTACTAACCACCTGGCGACGACTCCCGAACGTGAAGAATGTACTTTCGGGCTATCAACGATATGGATTTATTTCCCTGTAGATGCCATACAGAAAATCGACCTTAATGTCTGTAGTAATGTAATGTTTACTTGTAAGTTCATGTCTACGTTAAAGGTAGAAGGTGTGCACTGTATTTTCTTTGTCGTTTCGAAATAATGAATCCCACTGCAAAATAAACCCTTATTTTCCTGCTGTGTGATTGAGCGCAGATCGTAATCTCTCATTTTGTCCATAAGAAGGGACACAACTACTGAAATTGAGGATTAGACAGGTTTTGTGCGCATCCCATATACTATATACCGATTTTTTTATGAACTGTAAATTACAGGCTTTACATAATGTATCTGTATCAAATTGGTGATCTAGTATTCATATTATTTTGCTGACCCCGATCATAATGTTTACGTAATTATATCCGCTtaaattatgatagatatatgatatacatttatcataataatctaCATTGTTGTAATAAGAGGTCAGTGTACTTTCTACTTTCTTTACCAATGGGCGTTGCGTGACAAAGATAAGGGGACACAAAAAGTTATTAATTTTGCTTTGCACGATTTATTTCACAAAATACAGTAACAACCAACAAAGATCAATGATCTCCATCTTTACGATAAACATTTTTTCATAAAACACGCAGACTTAAGTAAAAACTTAACTAAATGTCTTTACCAAGCAGCAGTTCAACCACACTGCTGTACATACATGTTAACAATCATGGACCTTTATCCCTATGAACCTTATTTTGAACATTCCAATGCAGTGAAAACGTGATTCCACGTTTCACGTAAGAAACATTGAAcgtaagtaaaaaaattaaaaaaaaagaatcaataagATGTGCAATGCTATTAACCAATCATATTAATTCCTATATTTAAGATCCAAATGCACAACTTATTGATTTACAACAAATGCAGGAAACAATTTTAATCAGGATGAGAATATTTAGCACACTTCATAAACCCCACATTTACATGTACTGGGCTATACAAAAATGTCTATACTAATTATACTTTAAACTAATTATAGTGACATTTTGATAAATGCATCTGGAATAAACCATATTTAAACCTGAAAActtgcatatattttaatatggtcTTCGTAACTGCACCTTACACAGATTTTctataaaaattaggaaaaaaaaacaatgctaaaAAACAATGCTCCTAGAATAAACCAAATCTAACTCAAATCTATAGCAAAAATTGAAATACACAGCCTTCATAACTGCATTTTGAACACGCTTTTTTCCGTGAATCGAacgtatatatactgtaatacggGGTTTAAAGAACATCATAATAGCCGAGTTCCTCTAACTTCTTTCGTTGGATGTCATGAATTTCCTCCTCTGTGAAGGGATTGATGGAGaagtaaacaaagaaagataCAGCGATTATGAGTATGAAGACCAGCATACTGTTCAGTAAATATTTCTCCCACGTTTCCTGGTGAAGGTTCGTCAGTTCTGCTAAATGCTCGTTCATGGCAACTGCTTGTTCCTGGCGGGCAGAAAGCATATGCATTGAGAAAATTAATAGTATACGTACTTTCTATGtgacaatcttaaaaaaaaaaaaaaaaaaaaaaaaaaaaaaaaaaaaaaaaaaaaaaaaaaaaaaaaaaataataataataataataataataaaaataatctccgAGCCAGACTTTACTTTTGAGCTTAAGTCTTAATCATGCGCAGAACGAGCTACTTAATCTCAGCAATCATGCATTGATACGTCATGGCAACGTCATTAACCccatagaaaagatggagttgagttgccatttctatttataataagcaataacgaaacaaattctgacattttcatgtaaaagatgtatgtgaaaatttatcaatatatatttctgtaagtTGTTGGATATTTAAATTGCAGATATAGCTCTCAACATTaatagaaaaacgaaaagaaaatctcACAGAGAATTGCAGAGCTTtagacacagaaaaggcaatgttatCTCCAGGCCGGAAAAACATTCCtaacttatgcaatatattaatcgaaTAAAAGAGAAAGCTCTAAATAACAACACGAataggtttcaaattcaaagtttAAACTTCCTGTTTCTTTAAACTATAGCGACTTCAAAACCACATAGACATTTCTTATCATGATCAGAAAATACCCGCAAATATGAATTGATACAAGTATCCCATTTTTGTTTGACACCTTCATTTCAGTTGTCTATGATATTtataggctatttgaagccatttatacACTTTTATTTATACTGTCACAGATATATATTGGCATGATATAAtactatcgtatctatctatcgatatatttttttcctctgtagcAAAAGTTTCCTTATCGACATTAGCGTATAATATGAAACTTGCAGAGGGTGAATGCTAATTGTCATAACACAGATGTTTCACTATTTCgtgtaaaacagcagatttactgataatcgcattgactcgtgcgcctggcagtgtgtcttgcatcttctgtgcaagtacagtggatttggattaactttattccggaattaacttttatgacgcTTACAGAAGAAGCCTATAGTTCATTAACGCAACGAATAAAGTCCTGTTTCTCTTTTAATGTCTTAATGCTCGTACTTAAAGCATAATTGTCAGCCCTGATCTCCGTGAATACTTATTACATCTGCGATTCAAGTTATTATTCTCGTGTATTAAAAACTCACCTCAGCGTCTTTTGAAACGTCAAACCCGCAAATACAGTTGTACGCTTTCTTGTACCATGGTTGAGGGTGATCTCCGTCAACACTTGCTTCTGTAAAGTAA encodes the following:
- the LOC119574897 gene encoding uncharacterized protein LOC119574897 translates to MLQQRIIEAGLISHWVDDVVKSRAKRVRMERKLAGKGTGDQADKLLEEGVADTQRDRNVVLGLQHLQGGFLLMFLGYAAALLCLFLEVVTHFLSRLGFMKRAAKLKDHGSKSY